One window of the Diospyros lotus cultivar Yz01 chromosome 12, ASM1463336v1, whole genome shotgun sequence genome contains the following:
- the LOC127787037 gene encoding patellin-4-like isoform X2, with translation MPEGKVFPSESTDDDDDYVEASSVSFREYPPEKSLDPTRTNPLESETLDFIEMKHSRKKALLELLCKVEDAIHENRILGDDKPFKFFSNSRQDLKDISIWGVPLLPSKGHQGTGIVLMKFLKASDFNASGAFNILRRTLQWRREFNVDGILDEKLGSGFENTAFVNGEDKNGRPVFYNTVVAIKDRDSYKKTLGTEKEGQEFLRWKVQSMEKSIEKLQFRSGGVDSILKVIDLKNAPRPAMKELRSLNRKAGMLVQEHYPGLIFKSVYVNAPLSYVVSHALYTQKYKSSFIFARPSRVTQTLLKYIAPENLPVQYGGLLRENDNEFSTDDKAITLIFRGAGFQTIQIPLPEGGIHPRRRLLV, from the exons ATGCCGGAGGGAAAAGTGTTTCCCTCGGAGAGTACCGACGATGACGATGATTATGTGGAGGCAAGCAGCGTGTCCTTCCGGGAATACCCCCCCGAGAAGAGTCTTGACCCGACAAGGACAAACCCCCTAGAATCTGAAACCCTAGATTTCATCGAAATGAAGCATTCGAGAAAGAAGGCGTTGCTCGAACTGCTCTGCAAGGTGGAAGATGCCATTCACGAGAACCGCATTCTGGGCGACGACAAGCCCTTCAAGTTCTTCTCCAATTCGAGGCAAGATCTCAAGGACATCAGCATCTGGGGCGTGCCTTTGTTGCCCAGTAAAGGTCACCAAGGCACCGGCATTGTCCTGATGAAATTCTTGAAAGCCAGCGATTTCAATGCCTCCGGGGCCTTCAACATTCTTCGAAGGACGCTTCAATGGCGGAGAGAATTCAACGTCGATGGAATTCTCGACGAGAAGCTAGGCTCGGGTTTTGAAAACACGGCCTTCGTCAACGGCGAGGACAAGAACGGCCGTCCCGTGTTTTACAACACGGTTGTTGCAATCAAAGACAGAGACTCGTACAAGAAAACCCTTGGAACGGAAAAGGAAGGCCAGGAGTTCCTAAGGTGGAAGGTTCAGTCCATGGAGAAGAGCATCGAAAAGCTCCAGTTCAGGTCCGGTGGGGTGGACTCCATTCTCAAGGTCATTGATCTGAAGAACGCGCCCAGACCAGCGATGAAAGAGCTCCGTTCGCTTAACAGGAAAGCAGGGATGCTGGTTCAAGAACATTACCCTGGACTCATCTTCAAGAGT GTGTATGTAAATGCTCCATTGTCGTATGTTGTGAGCCATGCTCTGTATACCCAAAAATATAAGAGCAGCTTCATCTTTGCAAGGCCATCAAGAGTCACACAGACCCTCCTCAA GTACATAGCCCCGGAGAACCTACCGGTTCAATACGGTGGCCTCTTGAGGGAGAACGACAATGAGTTCTCAACCGATGACAAAGCCATAACCCTGATCTTCAGAGGAGCCGGATTCCAAACCATTCAAATCCCTCTTCCCGAG GGAGGAATTCATCCCAGACGACGATTGCTCGTATAG
- the LOC127787037 gene encoding patellin-4-like isoform X1 yields the protein MPEGKVFPSESTDDDDDYVEASSVSFREYPPEKSLDPTRTNPLESETLDFIEMKHSRKKALLELLCKVEDAIHENRILGDDKPFKFFSNSRQDLKDISIWGVPLLPSKGHQGTGIVLMKFLKASDFNASGAFNILRRTLQWRREFNVDGILDEKLGSGFENTAFVNGEDKNGRPVFYNTVVAIKDRDSYKKTLGTEKEGQEFLRWKVQSMEKSIEKLQFRSGGVDSILKVIDLKNAPRPAMKELRSLNRKAGMLVQEHYPGLIFKSVYVNAPLSYVVSHALYTQKYKSSFIFARPSRVTQTLLKYIAPENLPVQYGGLLRENDNEFSTDDKAITLIFRGAGFQTIQIPLPEAGVTVVWDLTVVGFEVSYREEFIPDDDCSYRVLLQDERKMRESARRSFYIHEPGKIVITVVNGTAKNKKVFFRHKSKFTPPMYMLK from the exons ATGCCGGAGGGAAAAGTGTTTCCCTCGGAGAGTACCGACGATGACGATGATTATGTGGAGGCAAGCAGCGTGTCCTTCCGGGAATACCCCCCCGAGAAGAGTCTTGACCCGACAAGGACAAACCCCCTAGAATCTGAAACCCTAGATTTCATCGAAATGAAGCATTCGAGAAAGAAGGCGTTGCTCGAACTGCTCTGCAAGGTGGAAGATGCCATTCACGAGAACCGCATTCTGGGCGACGACAAGCCCTTCAAGTTCTTCTCCAATTCGAGGCAAGATCTCAAGGACATCAGCATCTGGGGCGTGCCTTTGTTGCCCAGTAAAGGTCACCAAGGCACCGGCATTGTCCTGATGAAATTCTTGAAAGCCAGCGATTTCAATGCCTCCGGGGCCTTCAACATTCTTCGAAGGACGCTTCAATGGCGGAGAGAATTCAACGTCGATGGAATTCTCGACGAGAAGCTAGGCTCGGGTTTTGAAAACACGGCCTTCGTCAACGGCGAGGACAAGAACGGCCGTCCCGTGTTTTACAACACGGTTGTTGCAATCAAAGACAGAGACTCGTACAAGAAAACCCTTGGAACGGAAAAGGAAGGCCAGGAGTTCCTAAGGTGGAAGGTTCAGTCCATGGAGAAGAGCATCGAAAAGCTCCAGTTCAGGTCCGGTGGGGTGGACTCCATTCTCAAGGTCATTGATCTGAAGAACGCGCCCAGACCAGCGATGAAAGAGCTCCGTTCGCTTAACAGGAAAGCAGGGATGCTGGTTCAAGAACATTACCCTGGACTCATCTTCAAGAGT GTGTATGTAAATGCTCCATTGTCGTATGTTGTGAGCCATGCTCTGTATACCCAAAAATATAAGAGCAGCTTCATCTTTGCAAGGCCATCAAGAGTCACACAGACCCTCCTCAA GTACATAGCCCCGGAGAACCTACCGGTTCAATACGGTGGCCTCTTGAGGGAGAACGACAATGAGTTCTCAACCGATGACAAAGCCATAACCCTGATCTTCAGAGGAGCCGGATTCCAAACCATTCAAATCCCTCTTCCCGAG GCTGGGGTGACAGTGGTGTGGGATCTAACCGTGGTTGGATTTGAGGTGAGCTACAGGGAGGAATTCATCCCAGACGACGATTGCTCGTATAGGGTTTTGCTGCAAGATGAAaggaaaatgagggagagtgCTAGAAGGTCCTTTTACATACATGAACCTGGGAAGATAGTGATAACCGTTGTCAATGGCACAGCCAAGAACAAGAAGGTGTTCTTTAGGCACAAATCCAAGTTCACTCCTCCCATGTACATGTTAAAGTGA
- the LOC127787139 gene encoding uncharacterized protein LOC127787139: MARAWPSRLIFLLFLACLAVADARPGFLYIRTRGRCTPQYWSSRREAWPRMVPETATVSKVFGSRAFERYRPDLTLLEAAAEVRNDESGAGDPFGRLVEQSTAALLNSYAREGFPYSAWEVKTLLIQALVSEQAAAAQAQRFFEANDGCN; the protein is encoded by the exons atggCGAGAGCTTGGCCGAGTCgactcatttttcttctctttctcgcTTGCCTTGCAGTTGCAGATGCCAGACCCGGCTTTCTCTACATCAGAACCCGTGGAAGATGCACTCCCca GTATTGGAGTAGCAGGAGGGAGGCGTGGCCGAGGATGGTGCCGGAGACGGCGACGGTGTCGAAGGTGTTCGGGTCGAGGGCGTTCGAGCGGTACAGGCCCGACCTGACGCTGCTGGAGGCGGCGGCGGAAGTCCGGAATGACGAGTCAGGCGCCGGCGACCCCTTCGGGCGGCTGGTGGAGCAGTCGACGGCGGCTCTGCTCAACTCCTACGCCAGGGAGGGCTTCCCCTACTCCGCTTGGGAGGTCAAGACTCTGCTCATCCAGGCTTTGGTCTCCGAGCAGGCTGCCGCCGCTCAAGCCCAGCGCTTCTTTGAGGCCAACGACGGTTGCAATTAG
- the LOC127814274 gene encoding mitochondrial import inner membrane translocase subunit TIM44-2-like encodes MASRKLVRDIFFSRRSFYRQILASQQVSGASARPRLLPRNDYWDKREFSVFNEFSKKVKGEAESNQEFKQSVKELKEKAEELKGVKEDLKERTKQTTEQLYKQVDGAWTEAEATAKKLSANLKEKLSAATEQVKETFGTAKQESTEFSASSDKDERTDVKNGSKTKSEEEKQQSGASDAANTIFGKFKSSVSSVSPKVSVAFQKLKQAKPIDLAKKGYDIVKDELSSNPNRRKRIEYGTSSSTSSQTGERSTRTDVVVLPSKQSKWNKKWEAFKQKMQGHPVFKRISGLSEPVMVKSQELADDVRDKWETSDSPVVHKIQDLSESVFGESAAAVSLKEIRRRDPSFSLPEFVSEVQEVIKPVLKAYLKGDAEVLKKYCGNEVIERCKAEHKAYESQGIFFDNKILHVSEVEVRETKMMGDTPIIIVAFQTQQVYCVRDRFGAITEGGKDTIHTVYYAWAMQQVDVEELGEGALFPIWRLREMQQLGVRALI; translated from the exons ATGGCGAGCAGGAAGCTGGTCCGAGATATATTCTTCTCCCGTCGATCCTTCTACCGTCAGATATTAGCATCTCAACAG GTTTCGGGTGCGAGTGCGAGACCAAGGTTGCTTCCGAGGAATGACTATTGGGATAAACGTGAATTCAGTGTTTTCAACGAGTTCTCCAAAAAAGTTAAGGGCGAAGCTGAGAG TAATCAGGAATTCAAACAGTCAGTCAAGGAACTGAAGGAGAAAGCAGAGGAGCTGAAAGGGGTGAAGGAAGATCTGAAAGAAAG AACCAAACAGACAACTGAGCAGCTGTACAAGCAGGTGGATGGTGCATGGACAGAGGCTGAAGCCACGGCAAAGAAG CTTTCTGCCAATCTGAAGGAGAAACTTTCAGCTGCCACAGAGCAG GTCAAAGAGACCTTTGGGACTGCAAAACAAGAATCCACTGAATTTTCTGCCTCTTCAGATAAAGATGAGCGCACTGATGTGAAAAATGGTAGCAAGACCAAGTCTGAAGAGGAAAAGCAGCAGTCTGGTGCTAGTGATGCTGCAAATACAATATTTGGCAAATTTAAATCTAGTGTTTCTTCTGTTTCTCCTAAGGTTTCCGTGGCCTTCCAAAAATTGAAGCAAGCAAAGCCCATTGACTTAGCAAAGAAGGGGTATGACATTGTAAAGGATGAGTTGAGTAGCAACCCTAATAGGAGAAAGCGGATTGAGTATGGAACTTCTTCATCAACTTCCTCACAAACAGGGGAAAGAAGTACAAGGACTGATGTGGTTGTTTTACCTTCGAAACAGTCAAAATGGAATAAGAAGTGGGAAGCGTTtaaacaaaaa ATGCAAGGTCATCCAGTTTTTAAACGCATCAGTGGGTTAAGTGAACCTGTAATGGTGAAGAGTCAGGAG CTTGCAGATGACGTGCGGGACAAATGGGAGACTTCTGATAGTCCagttgttcataaaattcaggA TCTCAGTGAAAGTGTATTTGGAGAGTCCGCTGCTGCAGTATCATTAAAAGAAATACGTCGTCGTGATCC GTCTTTCTCATTGCCAGAATTTGTGTCTGAGGTTCAGGAAGTAATCAAGCCAGTCCTTAAAGCTTACCTCAAG GGGGATGCTGAAGTTCTGAAGAAGTACTGTGGCAATGAAGTGATTGAGCGTTGTAAAGCGGAGCATAAAGCTTATGAGAGCCAGGGTATCTTCTTTGATAACAAG ATTCTGCACGTATCTGAGGTGGAAGTAAGGGAGACAAAAATGATGGGGGACACTCCCATCATAATTGTTGCA TTCCAAACACAGCAGGTCTATTGCGTGCGTGATAGATTTGGTGCGATAACAGAAGGGGGAAAG GACACAATCCACACTGTGTACTATGCATGGGCTATGCAACAAGTTGATGTAGAAGAACTAGGCGAAGGCGCATTATTCCCAATATGGCGGCTGAGAGAAATGCAACAACTTGGTGTGCGCGCgcttatttga
- the LOC127814273 gene encoding pre-mRNA-splicing factor SLU7-like has product MATASVAFKSREDHRKQLELEEARKAGLAPAEVDEDGKEINPHIPQYMSSAPWYLNAERPSLKHQRKWKSDPNYTKSWYDRGAKIHQADKYRKGACENCGAMTHTSKSCMERPRKVGAKWTDKNIAPDEKIETFELDYDGKRDRWNGYDASSYAYVIERYEARDEARKKYLKELQLKKLEEKNGSQNGDDGVSDDEDNEDDLKVDEAKVDESKQMDFAKVEKRVRTTGGGSTGTVRNLRIREDTAKYLLNLDVNSAHYDPKTRSMREDPLPDMDPNEKFYVGDNQNRISGQALEFKNLNIHAWEAFEKGQDVHMQAAPSQAELLYKNYKISKEKLKSQVKETIMEKYGNAASEEQLPRELLLGQSEREVEYDRAGRIVKGQEQFLPKSKYEEDVYINNHASVWGSWWKDHQWGYKCCKQMIRNSYCTGAAGIDAAEAAADLMRANIARKEAAEELAAPTEEKKLATWGTDVPDDLVLDQKLLAEALKKEDERKREERDERKRKYNVKWNDEVTAEDMEAYRMKRVHHDDPMRDFLH; this is encoded by the exons ATGGCGACTGCATCAG TGGCATTCAAATCTAGGGAGGACCATAGGAAGCAGCTGGAGTTAGAAGAAGCACGGAAGGCAGGTCTTGCTCCAGCTGAGGTTGATGAGgatggaaaagaaattaatcCTCACATCCCTCAATATATGTCATCAGCTCCTTGGTATCTTAATGCAGAGAGACCA AGTTTAAAACATCAAAGGAAATGGAAGTCAGATCCAAATTATACAAAATCGTGGTACGACAGAGGTGCAAAAATTCATCAGGCAGACAAGTACAGGAAAGGTGCTTGTGAAAA CTGTGGGGCCATGACACATACATCAAAATCATGCATGGAAAGGCCCAGGAAAGTGGGAGCAAAGTGGACTGACAAAAACATTGCACCAGATGAGAAAATTGAGACTTTTGAGTTGGATTACGATGGCAAAAGGGACCGTTGGAATGGTTATGATGCTTCTAGTTATGCATATGTGATTGAGAGATATGAAGCAAGGGATGAAGCTAGGAAAAAATACTTGAAGGAGCTACAACTTAAAAAATTAGAGGAGAAAAACGGTAGTCAAAATGGAGACGATGGAGTTAGTGATGATGAAGACAATGAAGATGATCTGAAAGTAGATGAAGCAAAGGTTGATGAGAGCAAACAAATGGACTTTGCAAAGGTTGAGAAGCGCGTGCGCACCACAGGTGGTGGTAGTACTGGGACCGTGAG GAACCTGCGCATCCGGGAGGACACAGCAAAATACCTTCTTAATCTTGATGTCAACTCTGCTCATTATGATCCCAAGACCCGTTCTATGCGAGAGGATCCTCTTCCAGATATGGATCCAAATGAGAAATTTTATGTT GGAGATAATCAAAATAGAATTAGTGGTCAAGCTTTGGAGTTCAAGAATCTCAATATACATGCTTGGGAAGCATTTGAGAAAGGGCAGGATGTGCACATGCAAGCAGCTCCATCTCAGGCGGAATTGCTTTATAAGAATTATAAGATCAGCAAGGAGAAATTAAAATCCCAAGTGAAGGAGACAATTATGGAGAAGTATGGTAATGCAGCTTCTGAAGAACAACTTCCAAGAGAACTTCTACTAGGACAAAGTGAGAGAGAAGTTGAGTATGATCGTGCTGGCAGGATTGTAAAGGGGCAG GAGCAATTCCTTCCTAAAAGCAAGTATGAAGAGGATGTTTATATAAACAATCATGCTAGTGTTTGGGGTTCATGGTGGAAGGATCATCAATGGGGTTACAAGTGTTGTAAACAGATGATCCGAAATAGCTACTGTACTGGTGCTGCTGGTATTGATGCAGCTGAAGCTGCAGCAGATCTAATGAGAGCCAATATTGCACGTAAAGAGGCTGCAGAAG AGTTGGCTGCACCAACCGAGGAGAAGAAGCTTGCCACTTGGGGTACTGACGTCCCAGATGATTTGGTTCTGGACCAAAAATTACTAGCTGAAGCTCTGAAGAAG GAGgatgaaagaaagagagaggagagagatgaAAGAAAGCGCAAGTACAATGTGAAATGGAATGATGAG GTTACTGCTGAGGACATGGAGGCCTACAGGATGAAGAGAGTCCACCATGATGATCCAATGAGGGATTTCCTTCACTAA